The Micropterus dolomieu isolate WLL.071019.BEF.003 ecotype Adirondacks linkage group LG22, ASM2129224v1, whole genome shotgun sequence genome contains a region encoding:
- the spty2d1 gene encoding protein SPT2 homolog isoform X2 codes for MMDFDNILDLASQNQGPSHVQKRYSLQVAPPKKDPRSKGVNPAAVQALLKKQHVETKKKEIQMKKEKEELLAKRIELKSDRKARAMASRTKDNFRGYNGIPVVEVPKKRRSKLEMQEEKSMNEERFRNNSTDPEDDEDNYEYEQTDSEPDQEPEPLRPGKTTGVSGNSSSKPSAKKNSGPPKPAPPPMNFADLLKLAEKKQFEPVDLKPKAVRKEERLRTADEIRELEMERKAKRQDKDRDSKSERERDSKSQSSSSSIRKAALEKEQKNCKPSASGKKLHQILTSDRGHSSSKHTVSDRERERPKMSQSDRDRSKTSLSSSSGAINSKVLSKATSSQVSAKQGVPKPSSNHKPSTSSDLSFKRESSSLLQGRASCIPGTRSPGTAVIGHKSQLGSSQQMRPGQGSSLKQGSTVGGQKSGKAESLRTGINSAVKSSGNSVMRPSSGGPPKAGSQPQVRPGGTLQAKSGGVPQARPGGSGLQGHPVGRGSRPPGIGPGRPGSEGPVPGRPTGSTGSGPGRPKCTVVSETISSKNVGGSRSGGPPRPGMPPRPGMPPRPGMPPRPGMPPRPGMPPRPGMPPRPMMNRPPGTMLPPITSAYKRKYEDEEDEYDPEMDDFIDDGGEDQDQISRHIKEIFGYDRSKYKDESDYALKFMESSWRDLQKEEARSLKMAVQEDLEEERREEEELKRLSAKRKKKN; via the exons ATGATGGATTTTGATAACATATTGGACCTCGCCTCGCAAAACCAGGGGCCCAGCCATGTACAG AAGAGATACAGTTTACAAGTTGCACCTCCCAAAAAGGACCCGAGGTCGAAAGGGGTAAATCCTGCTGCTGTGCAGGCGCTTCTGAAGAAGCAACACGTTGAGACCAAAAAGAAAG AAATTCAAatgaagaaagagaaggaggaacTTTTAGCTAAGAGGATTGAGTTGAAGTCGGACCGTAAAGCTCGAGCCATGGCTTCTAGAACTAAAGACAATTTCAGGGGCTACAATGGCATCCCAGTGGTAGAGGTTCCTAAGAAGAGGAGATCAAAACTAGAAATGCAGGAAGAAAAATCAATGAATGAAGAAAGATTTAGGAATAACTCCACTGACCCAGAGGATGATGAGGATAATTATGAGTACGAACAGACAGATTCAGAGCCAGATCAGGAGCCAGAGCCGCTGAGACCAGGAAAGACCACAGGTGTTAGTGGGAATAGTAGCAGCAAGCCCTCAGCCAAAAAAAACAGTGGGCCACCCAAGCCTGCTCCACCTCCCATGAACTTTGCAGATTTACTTAAATTGGCAGAGAAGAAGCAGTTTGAGCCAGTTGACCTAAAACCCAAGGCAGTCAGAAAGGAGGAAAGGCTCCGCACAGCTGACGAGATAAGGGAACTGGAGATGGAGCGCAAAGCTAAGAGACAGGACAAAGACCGAGACtcaaagtcagagagagaaagagacagcaaGTCTCAGTCTAGCTCTAGTTCAATAAGAAAAGCTGCTTTAGAGAAGGAGCAGAAGAACTGCAAGCCAAGTGCGTCAGGGAAGAAACTGCACCAAATACTGACCAGTGATAGAGGCCACTCTTCTTCTAAGCATACTGTtagtgacagagaaagagagagacctAAAATGTCTCAAAGTGATAGAGACAGATCCAAGACGAGCTTGTCTAGTTCATCTGGTGCCATAAACAGTAAAGTTCTCTCAAAAGCCACATCTTCTCAGGTTTCAGCCAAACAAGGGGTCCCCAAGCCCTCATCTAACCACAAACCCAGCACCTCAAGTGACCTTAGCTTCAAAAGAGAAAGCTCATCCTTACTTCAGGGAAGAGCTTCATGTATTCCTGGGACCAGGTCTCCTGGTACAGCTGTAATAGGCCATAAATCTCAACTTGGTAGCTCCCAACAGATGAGGCCTGGTCAGGGTAGCTCATTGAAGCAGGGCTCAACAGTCGGAGGCCAGAAATCTGGAAAGGCAGAATCCCTACGGACTGGAATTAATTCTGCAGTAAAATCAAGTGGTAATTCAGTGATGAGACCCTCATCAGGTGGCCCTCCTAAGGCAGGGAGCCAGCCTCAGGTGAGGCCTGGAGGCACACTTCAGGCAAAATCTGGGGGCGTCCCACAGGCTAGGCCTGGTGGGAGTGGCCTACAGGGTCACCCTGTAGGTCGTGGATCCCGACCTCCAGGGATTGGACCAGGTCGGCCTGGTAGTGAAGGACCAGTACCCGGACGACCAACTGGCAGCACTGGATCAGGACCTGGAAGACCCAAGTGCACTGTGGTGTCAGAGACCATCTCTTCCAAGAATGTTGGTGGATCCAGATCAGGAGGCCCTCCCAGGCCAGGCATGCCTCCCAGGCCAGGCATGCCTCCCAGGCCAGGCATGCCTCCCAGACCAGGCATGCCTCCCAGACCAGGGATGCCTCCCAG GCCAGGGATGCCTCCCAGACCTATGATGAACAGACCACCAG GTACAATGTTACCACCTATCACCTCTGCATACAAGAGGAAATATGAGGATGAGGAAGATGAATATGACCCGGAAATGGATGATTTTATTGACGATGGGGGTGAAGACCAAGATCAGATTTCTAGGCACATTAAGGAAATCTTCGGCTATGATCGATCCAA ATACAAGGATGAGAGTGACTATGCTCTTAAATTCATGGAGAGCAGCTGGAGAGATCTGCAGAAAGAGGAGGCCAGGAG CCTGAAAATGGCAGTACAGGAAGatctggaggaggagagaagagaggaagaggagctgAAAAGGCTAAGCGccaagaggaaaaagaagaactGA
- the uevld gene encoding ubiquitin-conjugating enzyme E2 variant 3 isoform X1, whose amino-acid sequence MDLSSEKIERILSKYKFHDVAVEELQKMYRIYPGMKPFTGTYTFSDGTQKDLLKLIGNLPVQYEGRSYNFPIQLWLMDSFPITPPICLLRPTPNMVIREGKHVDARGRIHLPGLHTWDYPKSSVVSLLNEMSAKFEEDPPLSTKTTGENKDPNELLAFVSNLQINDGGIVHHDKPTNKVSVIGGGDLGMASVMSILSKCEVDKLVFIDVAESSTKGGSTDLEIFSLPKVDVSRDISASAGSRVVVVTANAWSSEQSYASVVQTNVDLYRGIIPNLARLSPNAVMLIASQPVDIMTHVAWRQSGLPPTRVIGAGCNLDSERLSHILDINLNTHKPAWVIGELSDNKVAVMSNTGLSSQQPEIAAGSSSKPLLDRAFEMMKNRGQRSWSVGLSIADITNSVLTDKMKTHSVSTLAQGWGGIGAEVFLSLPCIMGSNGSTRLAGVSLGQEEDSKLRGSVASLFDLMSQLRI is encoded by the exons ATGGACCTCAGTTCAGAGAAAATAGAGCGGATCCTCTCCAAG TACAAATTCCATGATGTTGCTGTTGAGGAGCTGCAGAAAATGTATCGCATCTACCCTGGGATGAAACCGTTCACAGGCACATACA CATTTAGTGACGGCACCCAAAAAGATCTCCTGAAATTAATTGGCAACCTCCCTGTCCAGTATGAAG GCCGCTCCTACAACTTTCCCATTCAGCTGTGGCTAATGGACTCATTCCCCATCACTCCTCCCATATGCCTCCTGAGACCAACCCCTAACATGGTCATCAGGGAGGGCAAGCATGTTGATGCTCGGGGACGGATCCACCTGCCAGGGCTGCACACCTGGGATTAT CCCAAGTCATCTGTTGTGAGTCTTCTGAATGAGATGTCTGCCAAGTTTGAGGAGGATCCTCCACTCTCTACAAAGACCACAGGAGAAAATAAAGACCCCAATGAGCTTCTGGCTTTTGTCTCTAATCTCCAGATAAATGATG GTGGAATCGTACATCATGATAAACCGACCAACAAAGTCTCAGTTATCGGGGGAGGAGATTTAGGAATGGCATCAGTGATGAGTATTTTATCAAAG TGTGAAGTGGATAAACTTGTTTTCATTGACGTCGCCGAGAGTTCCACCAAGGGCGGCAGTACAGATCTAGAGATATTTAGTCTGCCTAAGGTTGACGTATCAAGAG ATATATCCGCCTCCGCGGGCTCCAGGGTTGTCGTGGTGACTGCAAATGCGTGGAGCAGCGAGCAGTCGTATGCAAGTGTGGTTCAGACTAATGTGGACTTGTAcagaggaatcatcccaaatcTGGCGCGTCTCAGTCCCAATGCAGTGATGCTCATCGCTTCACAACCAG TGGACATCATGACCCATGTTGCCTGGAGGCAGAGTGGCCTGCCTCCGACACGGGTGATCGGAGCAGGGTGTAATCTGGACTCAGAGCGACTTAGTCATATTCTGGATATTAACCTGAACACTCACAAACCAGCCTGGGTCATAGGAGAACTTTCAGACAATAAAG TTGCTGTGATGAGCAATACTGGGCTGAGCTCCCAGCAGCCAGAGATAGCTGCAGGCTCCAGCTCCAAACCACTGTTAGACAG AGCGTTTGAGATGATGAAGAATCGAGGCCAGCGGTCGTGGTCTGTGGGTCTCTCCATTGCTGACATCACAAACAGTGTGCTGACAGATAAGATGAAGACCCACTCTGTCTCCACACTGGCTCAG GGCTGGGGCGGCATAGGTGCAGAGGTGTTCCTCAGCCTGCCGTGCATCATGGGATCAAATGGTTCCACACGCTTGGCTGGAGTGTCACTGGGACAGGAGGAAGACTCCAAGCTGAGGGGCAGTGTCGCCTCCCTCTTTGACCTCATGAGTCAGCTTAGGATATGA
- the spty2d1 gene encoding protein SPT2 homolog isoform X1, translating into MMDFDNILDLASQNQGPSHVQKRYSLQVAPPKKDPRSKGVNPAAVQALLKKQHVETKKKEIQMKKEKEELLAKRIELKSDRKARAMASRTKDNFRGYNGIPVVEVPKKRRSKLEMQEEKSMNEERFRNNSTDPEDDEDNYEYEQTDSEPDQEPEPLRPGKTTGVSGNSSSKPSAKKNSGPPKPAPPPMNFADLLKLAEKKQFEPVDLKPKAVRKEERLRTADEIRELEMERKAKRQDKDRDSKSERERDSKSQSSSSSIRKAALEKEQKNCKPSASGKKLHQILTSDRGHSSSKHTVSDRERERPKMSQSDRDRSKTSLSSSSGAINSKVLSKATSSQVSAKQGVPKPSSNHKPSTSSDLSFKRESSSLLQGRASCIPGTRSPGTAVIGHKSQLGSSQQMRPGQGSSLKQGSTVGGQKSGKAESLRTGINSAVKSSGNSVMRPSSGGPPKAGSQPQVRPGGTLQAKSGGVPQARPGGSGLQGHPVGRGSRPPGIGPGRPGSEGPVPGRPTGSTGSGPGRPKCTVVSETISSKNVGGSRSGGPPRPGMPPRPGMPPRPGMPPRPGMPPRPGMPPRPGMPPRPGMPPRPGMPPRPMMNRPPGTMLPPITSAYKRKYEDEEDEYDPEMDDFIDDGGEDQDQISRHIKEIFGYDRSKYKDESDYALKFMESSWRDLQKEEARSLKMAVQEDLEEERREEEELKRLSAKRKKKN; encoded by the exons ATGATGGATTTTGATAACATATTGGACCTCGCCTCGCAAAACCAGGGGCCCAGCCATGTACAG AAGAGATACAGTTTACAAGTTGCACCTCCCAAAAAGGACCCGAGGTCGAAAGGGGTAAATCCTGCTGCTGTGCAGGCGCTTCTGAAGAAGCAACACGTTGAGACCAAAAAGAAAG AAATTCAAatgaagaaagagaaggaggaacTTTTAGCTAAGAGGATTGAGTTGAAGTCGGACCGTAAAGCTCGAGCCATGGCTTCTAGAACTAAAGACAATTTCAGGGGCTACAATGGCATCCCAGTGGTAGAGGTTCCTAAGAAGAGGAGATCAAAACTAGAAATGCAGGAAGAAAAATCAATGAATGAAGAAAGATTTAGGAATAACTCCACTGACCCAGAGGATGATGAGGATAATTATGAGTACGAACAGACAGATTCAGAGCCAGATCAGGAGCCAGAGCCGCTGAGACCAGGAAAGACCACAGGTGTTAGTGGGAATAGTAGCAGCAAGCCCTCAGCCAAAAAAAACAGTGGGCCACCCAAGCCTGCTCCACCTCCCATGAACTTTGCAGATTTACTTAAATTGGCAGAGAAGAAGCAGTTTGAGCCAGTTGACCTAAAACCCAAGGCAGTCAGAAAGGAGGAAAGGCTCCGCACAGCTGACGAGATAAGGGAACTGGAGATGGAGCGCAAAGCTAAGAGACAGGACAAAGACCGAGACtcaaagtcagagagagaaagagacagcaaGTCTCAGTCTAGCTCTAGTTCAATAAGAAAAGCTGCTTTAGAGAAGGAGCAGAAGAACTGCAAGCCAAGTGCGTCAGGGAAGAAACTGCACCAAATACTGACCAGTGATAGAGGCCACTCTTCTTCTAAGCATACTGTtagtgacagagaaagagagagacctAAAATGTCTCAAAGTGATAGAGACAGATCCAAGACGAGCTTGTCTAGTTCATCTGGTGCCATAAACAGTAAAGTTCTCTCAAAAGCCACATCTTCTCAGGTTTCAGCCAAACAAGGGGTCCCCAAGCCCTCATCTAACCACAAACCCAGCACCTCAAGTGACCTTAGCTTCAAAAGAGAAAGCTCATCCTTACTTCAGGGAAGAGCTTCATGTATTCCTGGGACCAGGTCTCCTGGTACAGCTGTAATAGGCCATAAATCTCAACTTGGTAGCTCCCAACAGATGAGGCCTGGTCAGGGTAGCTCATTGAAGCAGGGCTCAACAGTCGGAGGCCAGAAATCTGGAAAGGCAGAATCCCTACGGACTGGAATTAATTCTGCAGTAAAATCAAGTGGTAATTCAGTGATGAGACCCTCATCAGGTGGCCCTCCTAAGGCAGGGAGCCAGCCTCAGGTGAGGCCTGGAGGCACACTTCAGGCAAAATCTGGGGGCGTCCCACAGGCTAGGCCTGGTGGGAGTGGCCTACAGGGTCACCCTGTAGGTCGTGGATCCCGACCTCCAGGGATTGGACCAGGTCGGCCTGGTAGTGAAGGACCAGTACCCGGACGACCAACTGGCAGCACTGGATCAGGACCTGGAAGACCCAAGTGCACTGTGGTGTCAGAGACCATCTCTTCCAAGAATGTTGGTGGATCCAGATCAGGAGGCCCTCCCAGGCCAGGCATGCCTCCCAGGCCAGGCATGCCTCCCAGGCCAGGCATGCCTCCCAGACCAGGCATGCCTCCCAGACCAGGGATGCCTCCCAGGCCAGGGATGCCTCCCAGGCCAGGGATGCCTCCCAGGCCAGGGATGCCTCCCAGACCTATGATGAACAGACCACCAG GTACAATGTTACCACCTATCACCTCTGCATACAAGAGGAAATATGAGGATGAGGAAGATGAATATGACCCGGAAATGGATGATTTTATTGACGATGGGGGTGAAGACCAAGATCAGATTTCTAGGCACATTAAGGAAATCTTCGGCTATGATCGATCCAA ATACAAGGATGAGAGTGACTATGCTCTTAAATTCATGGAGAGCAGCTGGAGAGATCTGCAGAAAGAGGAGGCCAGGAG CCTGAAAATGGCAGTACAGGAAGatctggaggaggagagaagagaggaagaggagctgAAAAGGCTAAGCGccaagaggaaaaagaagaactGA
- the uevld gene encoding ubiquitin-conjugating enzyme E2 variant 3 isoform X2 — protein sequence MKLWLMDSFPITPPICLLRPTPNMVIREGKHVDARGRIHLPGLHTWDYPKSSVVSLLNEMSAKFEEDPPLSTKTTGENKDPNELLAFVSNLQINDGGIVHHDKPTNKVSVIGGGDLGMASVMSILSKCEVDKLVFIDVAESSTKGGSTDLEIFSLPKVDVSRDISASAGSRVVVVTANAWSSEQSYASVVQTNVDLYRGIIPNLARLSPNAVMLIASQPVDIMTHVAWRQSGLPPTRVIGAGCNLDSERLSHILDINLNTHKPAWVIGELSDNKVAVMSNTGLSSQQPEIAAGSSSKPLLDRAFEMMKNRGQRSWSVGLSIADITNSVLTDKMKTHSVSTLAQGWGGIGAEVFLSLPCIMGSNGSTRLAGVSLGQEEDSKLRGSVASLFDLMSQLRI from the exons ATGAAG CTGTGGCTAATGGACTCATTCCCCATCACTCCTCCCATATGCCTCCTGAGACCAACCCCTAACATGGTCATCAGGGAGGGCAAGCATGTTGATGCTCGGGGACGGATCCACCTGCCAGGGCTGCACACCTGGGATTAT CCCAAGTCATCTGTTGTGAGTCTTCTGAATGAGATGTCTGCCAAGTTTGAGGAGGATCCTCCACTCTCTACAAAGACCACAGGAGAAAATAAAGACCCCAATGAGCTTCTGGCTTTTGTCTCTAATCTCCAGATAAATGATG GTGGAATCGTACATCATGATAAACCGACCAACAAAGTCTCAGTTATCGGGGGAGGAGATTTAGGAATGGCATCAGTGATGAGTATTTTATCAAAG TGTGAAGTGGATAAACTTGTTTTCATTGACGTCGCCGAGAGTTCCACCAAGGGCGGCAGTACAGATCTAGAGATATTTAGTCTGCCTAAGGTTGACGTATCAAGAG ATATATCCGCCTCCGCGGGCTCCAGGGTTGTCGTGGTGACTGCAAATGCGTGGAGCAGCGAGCAGTCGTATGCAAGTGTGGTTCAGACTAATGTGGACTTGTAcagaggaatcatcccaaatcTGGCGCGTCTCAGTCCCAATGCAGTGATGCTCATCGCTTCACAACCAG TGGACATCATGACCCATGTTGCCTGGAGGCAGAGTGGCCTGCCTCCGACACGGGTGATCGGAGCAGGGTGTAATCTGGACTCAGAGCGACTTAGTCATATTCTGGATATTAACCTGAACACTCACAAACCAGCCTGGGTCATAGGAGAACTTTCAGACAATAAAG TTGCTGTGATGAGCAATACTGGGCTGAGCTCCCAGCAGCCAGAGATAGCTGCAGGCTCCAGCTCCAAACCACTGTTAGACAG AGCGTTTGAGATGATGAAGAATCGAGGCCAGCGGTCGTGGTCTGTGGGTCTCTCCATTGCTGACATCACAAACAGTGTGCTGACAGATAAGATGAAGACCCACTCTGTCTCCACACTGGCTCAG GGCTGGGGCGGCATAGGTGCAGAGGTGTTCCTCAGCCTGCCGTGCATCATGGGATCAAATGGTTCCACACGCTTGGCTGGAGTGTCACTGGGACAGGAGGAAGACTCCAAGCTGAGGGGCAGTGTCGCCTCCCTCTTTGACCTCATGAGTCAGCTTAGGATATGA